From the genome of Phytohabitans rumicis, one region includes:
- a CDS encoding carbohydrate ABC transporter permease — MSKKRSRLGPPWLFVAPALLVYAAIVIYPSVAGVVYAFTDWTGIGDWSFVGLRNFDTLLHDDQSLGALKNTLLLTVAIVVVQNGIGLLLALGVHARIKSRMVLRAVFFAPVVVSPVMIAFLWKYVYNPAPDAGLNGLLGAVGLGSLRQDWLGDPSLALWSVAAMVVWQNAGYSMVIFLAGLEGIGKDVREAATIDGAGPVARFRYVTWPLLAPATTINVMLSTIGGLKLFDQVFAATGGGPGYATETLSTVLYKQAFVFGRYGYSTAVALVLALFVAAVSLVQIRYLRAREDNA; from the coding sequence GTGAGCAAGAAGAGAAGCCGCCTCGGCCCACCGTGGCTGTTCGTGGCGCCCGCGCTGCTGGTCTATGCCGCGATCGTGATCTACCCGAGCGTGGCCGGTGTCGTGTACGCGTTCACCGACTGGACCGGCATCGGCGACTGGTCGTTCGTGGGGCTGCGCAACTTCGACACCCTGCTGCACGACGACCAGTCGCTCGGGGCGCTGAAGAACACGCTGCTGCTGACCGTCGCCATCGTGGTCGTCCAGAATGGAATCGGCCTGCTGCTCGCGCTCGGCGTGCACGCCCGCATCAAGAGCAGAATGGTGCTGCGGGCCGTCTTCTTCGCCCCGGTCGTGGTCAGCCCGGTCATGATCGCGTTCCTGTGGAAGTACGTCTACAACCCGGCGCCCGACGCGGGCCTCAACGGCCTGCTCGGTGCCGTCGGGTTGGGCTCGCTGCGCCAGGACTGGCTCGGCGACCCGTCGCTGGCGCTGTGGTCGGTCGCCGCGATGGTGGTCTGGCAGAACGCCGGCTACTCGATGGTGATCTTCCTGGCCGGGCTGGAGGGCATCGGCAAGGACGTCCGCGAGGCGGCCACCATCGACGGCGCCGGCCCGGTGGCCCGCTTCCGGTACGTGACCTGGCCGCTTCTGGCGCCGGCCACGACGATCAACGTGATGCTCTCCACGATCGGCGGGCTCAAGCTCTTCGACCAGGTGTTCGCGGCGACCGGCGGCGGTCCCGGGTACGCGACCGAGACACTGTCCACAGTGCTCTACAAGCAGGCGTTCGTGTTCGGCCGGTACGGCTACAGCACGGCCGTGGCCCTCGTGCTCGCCCTGTTCGTGGCGGCCGTGTCGCTGGTGCAGATCCGCTACCTGCGCGCCCGGGAGGACAACGCGTGA
- a CDS encoding ABC transporter substrate-binding protein, with product MTATDNGLNRAQFLRLVGGLALGAGVPGLLTACGDDDASGGGSTTLSLIGVADEKGPLDVLTKAYTDGGAGVTFKTSYAPTDQVTTSVRAQLGGGNAPDIHVLYPGAGNTMSTVDLGKAGLLADLSGQPWTASIPANLKASFSYDGKVYLFSSGLTVIGAIYNKSVFSAAGVQIPKTWPELLTACETFKKAGKVPIALGAQTQWVTQLITYALVAGYVYRDTPDFDDQMLAGKATFLNSGWKQSMELYMSLRDRGFFNDNPNGTTLEQQTAMVGTGQAAMAVQVAPLLPAFRDAATNKDDIDMFPFPNADSADQVYTWGAANVGVGVHAKSKNKDASLKFIEYLGQQENMNKWCEVVAAIPLKRDASSKVDPALQSFLPLLDAGRVAPVGSRWPNAEVQPTHFSVIQELLAKKITVDQALTKMDEAYKKQ from the coding sequence ATGACAGCGACAGATAACGGTCTGAACCGGGCCCAGTTCCTGCGGTTGGTCGGCGGGTTGGCGCTCGGCGCCGGCGTACCCGGCCTGCTCACCGCCTGCGGCGACGACGACGCCTCCGGCGGCGGCTCCACCACGCTGAGCCTGATCGGCGTCGCGGACGAGAAGGGCCCGCTCGACGTGCTGACCAAGGCGTACACGGACGGCGGCGCCGGCGTCACGTTCAAGACCTCGTACGCGCCCACCGACCAGGTGACGACGTCCGTGCGCGCCCAACTCGGCGGCGGAAACGCTCCCGACATCCACGTGCTGTACCCGGGCGCCGGCAACACGATGTCCACCGTCGACCTGGGCAAGGCGGGGCTGCTCGCCGACCTGAGCGGCCAGCCGTGGACGGCCAGCATCCCGGCGAACCTCAAGGCGTCCTTCTCGTACGACGGCAAGGTCTACCTCTTCTCCTCCGGCCTGACCGTCATCGGCGCGATCTACAACAAGAGCGTGTTCTCCGCGGCCGGGGTGCAGATCCCCAAGACCTGGCCGGAGTTGCTCACCGCGTGCGAGACGTTCAAGAAGGCCGGCAAGGTGCCGATCGCCCTCGGCGCGCAGACCCAGTGGGTGACGCAGTTGATCACCTACGCGCTGGTGGCCGGGTACGTCTACCGCGACACCCCCGACTTCGACGACCAGATGCTGGCCGGCAAGGCGACGTTCCTGAACTCCGGCTGGAAGCAGTCGATGGAGCTCTACATGAGCCTGCGCGACCGCGGCTTCTTCAACGACAACCCCAACGGCACCACGCTGGAGCAGCAGACGGCGATGGTCGGCACCGGGCAGGCGGCCATGGCCGTACAGGTCGCCCCGCTGCTGCCGGCGTTCCGCGACGCGGCGACCAACAAGGACGACATCGACATGTTCCCGTTCCCGAACGCGGACAGCGCCGACCAGGTCTACACCTGGGGCGCGGCCAACGTGGGCGTCGGCGTGCACGCCAAGAGCAAGAACAAGGACGCCTCGCTCAAGTTCATCGAGTACCTCGGCCAGCAGGAGAACATGAACAAATGGTGCGAGGTCGTCGCCGCGATCCCGCTCAAGCGCGACGCCAGCTCCAAAGTGGACCCGGCGCTTCAGTCGTTCCTGCCGTTGCTGGACGCCGGCCGGGTCGCGCCGGTCGGCTCCCGCTGGCCGAACGCGGAGGTGCAGCCCACCCACTTCTCGGTGATCCAGGAGCTGCTGGCCAAGAAGATCACCGTCGACCAGGCCCTGACCAAGATGGACGAGGCGTACAAGAAGCAGTGA
- a CDS encoding SDR family NAD(P)-dependent oxidoreductase, whose amino-acid sequence MLDGRIALVTGASRGIGRGIALGLAAAGADVAVNYHIPGTPEFGHDNAQDAAAVAAEIEALGRKAVTVEADVCDGAAVTRMVEDVTAALGGLDILVNGAGICPFHDFLTMPEQLWDRVHDVNLKGAFLCSQAAARVMVAQGRGGRIIAVSSISALVGGGMQTHYTPTKAGMHSLMQSMAVSLGPHGITCNSILPGAIATDINKDDWSDPDKRAYLNGRIPLGRFGEPEDLAGPVVFLASDAARYVTGASLLVDGGLFVNLQ is encoded by the coding sequence GTGCTGGATGGACGGATCGCCCTGGTGACCGGGGCGTCGCGGGGCATCGGGCGGGGCATCGCGCTGGGCCTGGCCGCCGCCGGCGCCGACGTCGCGGTCAACTACCACATCCCGGGTACGCCGGAGTTCGGCCACGACAACGCGCAGGACGCCGCGGCGGTCGCCGCCGAGATCGAGGCCCTGGGGCGCAAGGCCGTGACCGTCGAGGCGGACGTCTGCGACGGCGCCGCCGTCACCCGGATGGTCGAGGACGTGACGGCCGCGCTCGGCGGGCTCGACATCCTGGTCAACGGCGCCGGCATCTGCCCGTTCCACGACTTCCTCACCATGCCCGAGCAGCTCTGGGACCGGGTCCACGACGTCAACCTCAAGGGCGCGTTCCTGTGCTCGCAGGCCGCCGCCCGGGTGATGGTCGCCCAGGGGCGCGGCGGCCGGATCATCGCGGTCAGCTCGATCAGCGCCCTCGTCGGCGGCGGCATGCAGACCCACTACACGCCCACCAAGGCCGGCATGCACTCGCTGATGCAGTCCATGGCCGTTTCGCTCGGCCCGCACGGCATCACCTGCAACTCGATCCTGCCCGGCGCGATCGCCACCGACATCAACAAGGACGACTGGAGCGACCCGGACAAGCGGGCCTACCTCAACGGGCGGATCCCCCTGGGCCGCTTCGGCGAGCCGGAGGACCTCGCCGGACCGGTCGTCTTCCTCGCCTCCGACGCCGCCCGGTACGTCACCGGCGCGAGCCTGCTCGTCGACGGCGGGCTCTTCGTCAACCTCCAGTGA
- a CDS encoding enolase C-terminal domain-like protein has product MRQRVGEDFWLMWDCWMSLDLDYATRLAHAADGLGLRWIEEPLLPDDYWGHGELRRRMPPRMLLTAGEHEATRWGFRLLLELGQVDIVQPDVGWCGGITELLRIAALADSHGKAVVPHASSVYSYHFVLTRPNSPFTEFLMMHPDGSEVVPMMHPLLLDEPIPIGGRIRVPDRPGFGVRLNPELALSRPYDH; this is encoded by the coding sequence ATGCGCCAGCGGGTCGGTGAGGACTTCTGGCTCATGTGGGACTGCTGGATGTCGCTCGACCTGGACTACGCCACCCGCCTCGCCCACGCCGCCGACGGGTTGGGCCTGCGCTGGATCGAGGAACCACTGTTGCCCGACGACTACTGGGGCCACGGCGAGCTGCGCCGCCGGATGCCGCCGCGGATGCTGCTGACCGCCGGCGAGCACGAGGCCACCCGGTGGGGCTTCCGGCTGCTGCTGGAGCTGGGCCAGGTGGACATCGTGCAGCCGGACGTCGGCTGGTGCGGCGGCATCACCGAGCTGTTGCGGATCGCCGCGCTGGCCGACAGCCACGGCAAGGCGGTCGTGCCGCACGCGTCCAGTGTGTACTCGTACCACTTCGTGCTCACCCGGCCGAACAGCCCGTTCACCGAGTTCCTGATGATGCACCCGGACGGCAGCGAGGTGGTGCCCATGATGCACCCGCTCCTGCTCGACGAGCCGATCCCGATCGGTGGCCGGATCCGGGTGCCCGACCGGCCCGGCTTCGGCGTGCGGCTCAACCCCGAGCTGGCGCTGAGCCGGCCGTACGACCACTGA
- a CDS encoding zinc-dependent alcohol dehydrogenase: protein MLVRVAATGICGSDLHGYTGENGRRHPGQVMGHETVGRIEGSGALVTVNPVIGCGICAQCAAGTEQLCAGRRIIGVDPTYRSAFAELMAVPAGNVVVLPVDTPIEYGALVEPLSVGYHAAVRGGVSPDDRVLVIGGGPIGQACALAARRLGAAVVVVSEPTASRRALVSRLGFEAVEPADLADLGDMATVVLDAVGSSASLAAAFAGSALGARVVLVGMNAPEVSVAAYAVSTYERSVIGSFCYPAREFRETAAWVATRPPGLEHLVDGRAGLGGAPDAFAGLASGALDASKILVYCGEA from the coding sequence GTGCTCGTCCGGGTCGCCGCCACCGGCATCTGCGGCTCCGACCTGCATGGCTACACCGGCGAGAACGGGCGGCGCCACCCCGGGCAGGTGATGGGCCACGAGACGGTCGGCCGGATCGAAGGCTCGGGCGCGCTGGTCACGGTCAACCCGGTGATCGGCTGCGGGATCTGCGCGCAGTGCGCCGCCGGCACCGAGCAGCTGTGCGCGGGCCGCCGGATCATCGGCGTCGACCCCACCTACCGGTCGGCGTTCGCCGAGCTCATGGCCGTGCCGGCCGGCAACGTGGTCGTCCTCCCGGTCGACACCCCCATCGAGTACGGCGCTCTGGTCGAGCCGTTGTCGGTGGGTTACCACGCGGCGGTGCGCGGCGGGGTGAGCCCGGACGACCGGGTGCTCGTGATCGGCGGCGGGCCGATCGGGCAGGCATGCGCCCTGGCGGCGCGCCGGCTCGGCGCCGCCGTCGTGGTGGTGAGCGAGCCGACCGCGAGCCGGCGGGCGCTGGTGTCCCGGCTGGGCTTCGAGGCCGTCGAGCCGGCGGACCTGGCCGACCTGGGCGACATGGCCACGGTGGTGCTGGACGCGGTCGGCAGCAGCGCCAGCCTCGCGGCGGCCTTCGCCGGCTCCGCGCTGGGCGCCCGCGTCGTGCTGGTCGGGATGAACGCCCCCGAGGTGAGCGTCGCCGCGTACGCGGTCAGCACCTACGAGCGCAGCGTCATCGGCAGCTTCTGCTACCCGGCGCGGGAGTTCCGCGAGACGGCGGCCTGGGTGGCGACCCGGCCGCCGGGGTTGGAGCACCTCGTCGACGGGCGGGCCGGCCTCGGCGGCGCGCCGGACGCGTTCGCCGGGCTCGCCTCCGGGGCGCTGGACGCCAGCAAGATCCTGGTCTACTGCGGGGAGGCGTAA
- a CDS encoding IclR family transcriptional regulator has protein sequence MTAVETVKSAQRVLAILELLTARAAQLTFTEIAGALGYPRSSLHSLLATLVQSGWAELDPVTRRYALGIRAWQAGNAYLRAVELADRAQPYMEQVRDALDETVQLAVRDGRHNVYVAKADGSQLLVLASAVGRRLAAHATGVGKVLLADLPEAERRALLSAQPLERYTGNTLTDLDRLEKELALIRQRGHSMDNEEYTLGVRCVAVPVRDHSGRVVAGLSVSVPTIRFDQARADQALALLTTASAGLSAALGWP, from the coding sequence GTGACGGCGGTCGAGACGGTCAAGTCGGCCCAGCGCGTGCTGGCCATCCTGGAGCTGCTGACGGCGCGGGCGGCGCAGCTGACGTTCACCGAGATCGCCGGTGCGCTCGGCTATCCCCGGTCCAGCCTGCACAGCCTGCTGGCGACGCTCGTCCAGTCCGGCTGGGCCGAGCTCGACCCGGTCACCCGGCGGTACGCGCTGGGCATCCGCGCCTGGCAGGCCGGCAACGCGTACCTGCGCGCCGTCGAGCTGGCCGACCGGGCCCAGCCGTACATGGAACAGGTCCGCGACGCGCTCGACGAGACCGTCCAACTCGCCGTCCGCGACGGACGGCACAACGTGTACGTCGCGAAGGCCGACGGAAGCCAACTGCTGGTACTCGCCTCCGCAGTCGGCCGGCGCCTGGCCGCACACGCGACCGGCGTCGGCAAGGTGCTGCTCGCCGACCTACCCGAGGCCGAACGCCGCGCCCTGCTGTCGGCACAACCGCTGGAGCGCTACACCGGCAACACCCTCACCGACCTCGACCGGCTGGAAAAGGAGCTCGCCCTCATCCGCCAGCGCGGGCACAGCATGGACAACGAGGAGTACACCCTCGGCGTCCGCTGCGTCGCCGTGCCCGTACGCGACCACAGCGGCCGGGTCGTCGCCGGCCTGAGCGTGTCGGTGCCGACGATCCGCTTCGACCAGGCCCGAGCCGACCAGGCACTCGCGCTGCTCACCACCGCCTCGGCCGGGCTGTCCGCCGCGCTCGGCTGGCCTTAA
- a CDS encoding pyridoxamine 5'-phosphate oxidase family protein: protein MTAWQDVERAVPEFAQRVRALFEAHRHKTVATLRADGSPRISGIEAVFEDGELVFGSMSNARKGADLRRDPRFALHSATVDPVEGAEAQWPGEAKISGRAIAAGPITEGPDGDRFHADIAEVVHTHLNDAATLLVVEWWTPTRGLRRVERE from the coding sequence ATGACGGCATGGCAGGATGTCGAACGGGCAGTTCCGGAGTTCGCGCAGCGGGTGCGGGCGTTGTTCGAGGCCCACAGACACAAGACAGTCGCCACCTTGCGGGCCGACGGTTCGCCGCGGATCTCCGGGATCGAGGCGGTCTTCGAGGACGGCGAATTGGTCTTCGGCTCGATGTCCAACGCGCGCAAGGGTGCGGATCTGCGCCGGGACCCACGGTTCGCCCTGCACAGTGCCACGGTCGACCCGGTCGAGGGCGCCGAGGCACAGTGGCCGGGGGAGGCGAAGATCTCCGGTCGGGCGATCGCCGCCGGACCGATCACCGAAGGGCCGGACGGCGACCGCTTCCACGCCGACATCGCCGAGGTCGTGCACACCCACCTCAACGACGCGGCGACGCTGCTCGTCGTCGAATGGTGGACGCCCACGCGCGGGCTGCGAAGGGTCGAGCGCGAGTAG
- a CDS encoding glycoside hydrolase family 16 protein → MRFRDDFDGDDLDLSVWIPHYLPQWSSRAESAATYAVADSELRLSIPSGQGLWCPAEHEGPLRVSAVQSGVFSGDVGSTVGQQPFRDGLRVREAQPTRWGWTPHHGVLQVRARMELTARSMASVWMVGIEDEPQRCGEICLFEVFGDAIDRAGAAVGMGVHPFRDPALRDDFAAPRLPIDVTDFHAYTADWRPGRVDFFVDEDHVRTVEQAPDYPMQMMIGVFDFPARPGAAAHADHVPLFVLDHVHQLDR, encoded by the coding sequence GTGCGCTTCCGCGACGACTTCGACGGCGACGACCTCGACCTGTCGGTGTGGATTCCGCATTACCTGCCGCAGTGGAGCTCGCGCGCCGAGAGTGCGGCGACGTACGCCGTCGCCGACTCAGAACTACGACTGTCGATCCCGTCCGGGCAGGGCCTGTGGTGCCCCGCCGAGCACGAGGGCCCGCTACGGGTCTCGGCCGTCCAGTCCGGCGTGTTCTCCGGCGACGTGGGCAGCACGGTTGGCCAGCAGCCGTTCCGCGACGGGCTCCGCGTCCGAGAGGCGCAGCCCACGCGGTGGGGCTGGACCCCGCACCACGGCGTCCTGCAGGTCCGTGCGCGCATGGAGCTGACCGCGCGCTCGATGGCGTCGGTCTGGATGGTCGGCATCGAGGACGAACCCCAACGCTGCGGCGAGATCTGCCTCTTCGAGGTCTTCGGCGACGCGATCGACCGCGCCGGGGCAGCGGTCGGCATGGGCGTTCACCCGTTCCGCGACCCCGCCCTGCGCGACGACTTCGCCGCGCCGCGGCTACCGATCGACGTGACCGACTTCCACGCCTACACCGCCGATTGGCGGCCGGGCCGGGTGGACTTCTTCGTCGACGAAGACCACGTCCGCACCGTGGAACAGGCACCGGACTACCCCATGCAAATGATGATCGGCGTCTTCGACTTTCCCGCGAGGCCAGGAGCGGCCGCGCACGCTGACCATGTGCCGCTGTTCGTCCTGGACCACGTGCACCAGCTCGACCGTTAG
- a CDS encoding dienelactone hydrolase family protein — translation MKRRSLVSLPALSLLGAAGAATVATAAVATPPGVVESPAVVGGNLPVFYEALKRELTFPLAWGSSPIHDFRTWRRTARQRFEELLFQPADRTPFDVEIVDERPADGYTQRMLLFNVTRHSRVRATMLVPDGPGPFPGVLLLHDHGARFDIGKEKLIQPWYDETRLASARSWADRYFSGRFVGNQLAARGYAVLAVDALGWGDRSGLAYDGQQALASNLFNLGGSLGGLMAREDVRAAALLAKLPEVDRRRIAALGFSMGGYRAWQVAALSDHVRAALSVCWMTTLKEMMVPGNNTLRGQSAFFMLHPGLYQHLDIPDVASIAAPRPMLFFGGENDPLFTTAGMTDAYTKMRAVWRSRAADDQLTTKIWPGFGHVFVDQMQEEAFAWLSRWV, via the coding sequence ATGAAGCGGCGATCGCTCGTGTCCCTCCCCGCGCTCTCCCTGCTCGGCGCGGCCGGTGCGGCGACGGTCGCGACGGCGGCAGTGGCGACACCTCCCGGAGTCGTCGAGTCTCCCGCGGTCGTCGGGGGCAACCTTCCGGTCTTCTACGAGGCGCTCAAGCGGGAGCTGACCTTCCCGCTGGCCTGGGGCAGCTCGCCGATCCATGACTTCCGTACCTGGCGGCGCACGGCCCGGCAGAGGTTCGAGGAGCTGCTCTTCCAGCCGGCCGATCGCACACCGTTCGATGTGGAGATCGTCGACGAGCGGCCGGCGGACGGGTACACGCAACGGATGCTGCTGTTCAACGTCACCCGGCACAGCCGGGTACGGGCGACGATGCTGGTGCCGGACGGCCCGGGGCCGTTCCCGGGCGTGCTCCTGCTGCACGACCACGGCGCGAGGTTCGACATCGGCAAGGAAAAACTGATCCAGCCCTGGTACGACGAGACGCGCCTCGCCTCGGCACGGTCCTGGGCCGACAGGTACTTCAGCGGTCGCTTCGTCGGCAACCAGCTCGCCGCCCGCGGCTACGCGGTGCTGGCCGTGGACGCGCTCGGCTGGGGCGACCGGTCCGGACTCGCGTACGACGGCCAGCAGGCCCTGGCCAGCAACCTGTTCAATCTTGGCGGGTCGCTCGGTGGGCTGATGGCCCGCGAGGACGTCCGCGCCGCCGCCCTGCTCGCCAAACTGCCCGAAGTGGACAGACGGCGGATCGCCGCGCTGGGCTTCTCGATGGGCGGATACCGCGCCTGGCAGGTGGCCGCGTTGTCGGACCACGTCCGTGCCGCGCTGTCCGTCTGCTGGATGACCACGCTCAAGGAGATGATGGTCCCGGGCAACAACACCCTGCGCGGCCAGTCCGCGTTCTTCATGCTCCACCCCGGCCTGTACCAGCACCTGGACATTCCCGACGTGGCGAGCATCGCCGCGCCTCGGCCGATGCTGTTCTTCGGCGGCGAGAACGACCCGCTGTTCACCACCGCGGGCATGACCGACGCCTACACGAAGATGCGCGCGGTGTGGCGGTCGCGGGCCGCGGACGACCAGCTGACCACCAAGATCTGGCCCGGATTCGGGCACGTCTTCGTCGACCAAATGCAGGAGGAAGCCTTCGCCTGGCTGAGCCGCTGGGTGTAG
- a CDS encoding putative acyl-CoA thioester hydrolase, whose product MNPFPAILRRLAAAAAATTVALLLPAPAPAHAHAVQTAPGTPIRPILSRAEAAPYAAASYLGWSGPYAAPTKDPWHPGPILVTGRPDFVVGASVGVHGATHTTVQAAVNAVFAAGGTGRRYVKILPGTYTGTVFIPAGTPPLTLYGAGRPADVRLEFTVDATITPAAWAALVNPAGQLAEGDPAWPMFQSCATRTSATAGLCATVVWAQSTDLRLRGLTITNTLLDTVDRGTHQALALRTDADRTQVEQVRLIGRQDTFYANANDPDRIARVLVRDSYIEGDTDFVFGRASALFERSRFHLVSTRKPSGGVIFAPSTAPGYPYGFLVRHCWITADEGYLAAAAPTGHLGRAWDQGAGATGYLPGVSPNGQLVIRDSYLGAGFDPVAPWAPAATTARPFAARTDPGRDLDDPAYNRLFEYGNAGPSAGSPA is encoded by the coding sequence ATGAATCCTTTCCCGGCCATCCTTCGCCGTCTGGCGGCCGCGGCGGCGGCGACCACGGTGGCCCTGTTGCTGCCCGCACCCGCACCCGCGCACGCCCACGCGGTGCAGACCGCGCCGGGTACGCCCATCCGGCCGATCCTGTCCCGGGCCGAGGCCGCGCCGTACGCCGCGGCCAGCTACCTGGGCTGGTCCGGGCCGTACGCGGCGCCGACCAAGGATCCCTGGCATCCCGGCCCGATTCTCGTCACCGGCCGGCCCGACTTCGTCGTGGGCGCCTCGGTCGGCGTGCACGGGGCGACGCACACCACCGTGCAGGCCGCGGTGAACGCGGTGTTCGCCGCGGGCGGGACGGGCCGCCGATACGTCAAGATCCTGCCCGGCACGTACACCGGAACGGTCTTCATCCCCGCCGGTACGCCGCCGCTGACGCTGTACGGGGCCGGCCGCCCGGCGGACGTGCGGCTGGAGTTCACGGTGGACGCGACGATCACGCCGGCGGCATGGGCCGCCCTGGTCAATCCAGCCGGACAGTTGGCCGAAGGCGACCCGGCGTGGCCGATGTTCCAGTCGTGCGCGACGAGGACCAGCGCGACGGCCGGCCTGTGCGCCACCGTGGTCTGGGCGCAGAGCACCGACCTGCGACTGCGCGGGCTGACCATCACCAACACCCTGCTGGACACGGTGGACCGCGGCACCCACCAGGCACTCGCGCTGCGCACAGACGCCGACCGCACGCAGGTCGAGCAGGTCCGGCTGATCGGCCGCCAGGACACCTTCTACGCCAACGCGAACGACCCGGACCGGATCGCTCGGGTGCTCGTCCGCGACAGCTACATCGAGGGCGATACGGACTTCGTCTTCGGCCGGGCCAGCGCGCTGTTCGAGCGCAGCAGGTTCCACCTGGTGTCGACGCGCAAGCCGTCCGGTGGCGTCATTTTCGCCCCGAGCACCGCGCCCGGCTACCCGTACGGCTTCCTGGTCCGGCACTGCTGGATCACCGCCGACGAGGGCTACCTGGCAGCGGCCGCACCGACCGGGCACCTGGGCCGAGCCTGGGACCAGGGCGCGGGCGCGACCGGGTACCTGCCGGGCGTCAGCCCCAACGGGCAGCTCGTCATCCGGGACAGCTACCTCGGCGCGGGCTTCGATCCGGTGGCGCCGTGGGCCCCGGCGGCCACCACCGCCCGCCCGTTCGCCGCCCGCACCGACCCGGGCCGCGACCTCGACGACCCCGCGTACAACCGCCTCTTCGAGTACGGCAACGCCGGCCCGAGCGCCGGGAGCCCGGCATGA
- a CDS encoding DUF1028 domain-containing protein: MTFSIVARSTDGRLHGVAVASKFLAAGAIVPAAEAEVGALATQAHANLAYRSQGLALLRTGVAAADVVAGLVAADPGRAQRQLGVVGVDGDGATFTGAGCHDWAGGASGPGWAVQGNILAGPQVIEAMRDAWLGAAAEEPFAPRLAAALHAGDRAGGDRRGRQSAALLVVAKGGGYGGGSDVLVDLRVDDHPDPVAEVARLLDIHTLLFGRPDPKDLLDLQGDIAEEVAALLTAAGYPPGGGGLDAALAAWSGVENLEERMVPSRIDAVVLAHLRAQEVTR; the protein is encoded by the coding sequence GTGACCTTTTCGATCGTCGCCCGCTCCACCGACGGCCGGCTGCATGGCGTCGCGGTGGCAAGTAAGTTCCTGGCGGCCGGCGCCATCGTGCCGGCCGCCGAGGCCGAGGTCGGCGCGCTCGCCACCCAGGCGCACGCCAACCTCGCGTACCGCTCGCAGGGCCTTGCCCTGCTGCGTACCGGGGTGGCGGCCGCCGACGTGGTCGCCGGGCTCGTCGCCGCCGATCCGGGGCGGGCGCAGCGGCAGCTCGGGGTGGTCGGCGTTGACGGTGACGGGGCCACCTTCACCGGCGCCGGCTGCCACGACTGGGCGGGCGGTGCGTCCGGGCCGGGATGGGCGGTGCAGGGCAACATCCTCGCCGGCCCACAGGTGATCGAAGCGATGCGGGACGCCTGGCTCGGCGCGGCCGCCGAGGAGCCCTTCGCCCCCCGGCTCGCCGCCGCGCTCCACGCCGGAGATCGGGCCGGCGGCGACCGGCGCGGGCGGCAGAGCGCCGCGTTGCTCGTGGTCGCCAAGGGCGGTGGGTACGGTGGCGGCAGCGACGTCCTGGTCGACCTGCGGGTGGACGACCATCCGGACCCGGTCGCGGAGGTGGCTCGGCTGCTCGACATCCACACGTTGCTGTTCGGGCGGCCGGATCCCAAGGATCTGCTCGATCTTCAGGGCGATATCGCGGAGGAGGTCGCGGCCTTGCTGACCGCCGCCGGCTACCCGCCCGGCGGCGGTGGCCTGGATGCTGCGCTCGCCGCGTGGTCCGGCGTGGAAAACCTTGAGGAGCGCATGGTGCCGAGCCGGATCGACGCGGTCGTCCTCGCCCACCTGCGCGCGCAAGAGGTGACTCGATGA
- a CDS encoding NmrA/HSCARG family protein — MANLDPVLVTGATGNQGSAVARALLTQGQPVRALTRDPHKPAAARLAELGAELVTGDFDDPAALRRAAAGTSAVFVMSTPMQSPDAEARQGIAAVDAADQAGTGHIVYTSVASALDGTGIPHFDSKAAVERHLATLATPSTVIAPVAFLENIVSPWSAPALAEGRYAFPLPGDVPLQQVAVADIAAFAALVLGDPKAFAGQRVELASVEVAGEQLAAALSRWLGREVTYVELPADSGDDDTDAMMRFFRERGYRVDIPALHAAYPQIGWHDLDSWAAKRDWQQLIPA; from the coding sequence ATGGCTAACCTCGATCCCGTCCTCGTCACCGGTGCGACCGGCAACCAGGGCAGCGCCGTCGCGCGCGCACTGCTCACGCAGGGACAGCCCGTACGTGCGCTGACCCGCGATCCGCACAAGCCCGCCGCGGCACGGCTGGCCGAGCTTGGCGCCGAACTCGTCACCGGCGACTTCGACGACCCGGCTGCCCTGCGACGTGCCGCCGCCGGCACGTCGGCGGTCTTCGTGATGAGCACGCCGATGCAGAGCCCGGACGCTGAGGCCCGGCAGGGCATCGCGGCCGTCGACGCCGCGGATCAGGCCGGCACCGGCCACATCGTGTACACCTCGGTGGCCAGCGCGCTGGACGGCACCGGCATCCCGCACTTCGACAGCAAGGCCGCGGTCGAGCGGCACCTGGCCACACTCGCCACACCGTCCACCGTGATAGCACCGGTCGCGTTCCTGGAAAACATCGTGTCCCCCTGGAGCGCACCCGCCCTGGCCGAAGGCCGGTACGCGTTCCCGCTGCCCGGCGACGTCCCGTTGCAGCAGGTGGCAGTCGCGGACATCGCGGCGTTCGCCGCGCTCGTCCTGGGCGATCCGAAAGCCTTCGCGGGCCAGCGCGTCGAGCTGGCCTCGGTCGAGGTCGCCGGCGAGCAGTTGGCCGCCGCGCTGAGCCGCTGGCTCGGCCGCGAGGTCACCTACGTCGAGCTGCCCGCCGACTCGGGCGACGACGACACCGACGCGATGATGCGGTTCTTCCGCGAACGTGGATACCGCGTCGACATCCCGGCGCTGCACGCGGCGTACCCACAGATCGGCTGGCATGACCTGGACTCCTGGGCCGCCAAGCGGGACTGGCAACAGCTGATCCCGGCCTGA